A region of Paraburkholderia sp. BL23I1N1 DNA encodes the following proteins:
- the rplI gene encoding 50S ribosomal protein L9 translates to MQIILLEKVVNLGNLGDIVKVKDGYARNFLIPNKQARRATKEALAEFEVRRAELEKIAAEKLAIAQAQGEKLAGSTVQIGQKAGVDGRLFGSVTNADIADALVKQGFAVEKAQVRLPEGPLKMVGDHAVQISLHTDVLVDVNVAVIGEHV, encoded by the coding sequence ATGCAAATTATTCTTCTGGAAAAAGTCGTCAATCTGGGCAACCTGGGCGATATCGTGAAGGTCAAGGACGGTTACGCACGTAACTTCCTGATCCCGAACAAGCAAGCTCGCCGTGCAACGAAGGAAGCCCTGGCTGAATTCGAAGTTCGCCGTGCTGAACTCGAAAAGATCGCCGCTGAAAAGCTGGCTATCGCTCAAGCTCAAGGCGAAAAGCTGGCAGGCTCGACGGTTCAGATCGGCCAGAAGGCTGGCGTCGACGGCCGTCTGTTCGGCTCGGTGACGAACGCTGACATCGCTGACGCACTGGTTAAGCAAGGCTTCGCAGTGGAAAAGGCGCAAGTGCGTCTGCCGGAAGGCCCGCTGAAGATGGTTGGCGACCACGCTGTTCAGATCTCGCTGCACACCGACGTGCTCGTCGATGTGAACGTGGCTGTGATCGGCGAACACGTCTAA
- a CDS encoding peroxiredoxin, with amino-acid sequence MQILRRRPQQPENLVPIAVDQPVPDFTAPATGGDITLSKLAGKKVVLYFYPKDNTPGCTTEGLQFRDLYPKFKKAGAEILGVSRDSLRSHDNFKAKLELPFPLISDPEETLCALFGVMKLKKMYGKEVRGIERSTFLIDADGVLRQEWRGVKVPGHVDDILEAVQAL; translated from the coding sequence ATGCAAATACTGCGGCGGCGGCCACAACAACCGGAGAACCTCGTGCCCATCGCAGTCGACCAACCCGTCCCCGACTTTACCGCTCCCGCTACCGGTGGCGATATCACGCTGTCCAAGCTGGCGGGCAAGAAGGTGGTGCTGTATTTCTATCCGAAGGACAACACGCCGGGCTGCACGACCGAAGGTCTGCAGTTCCGCGATCTGTATCCGAAGTTCAAAAAAGCCGGTGCGGAAATTCTTGGCGTGTCGCGCGACAGCCTGCGCTCCCATGACAATTTCAAGGCAAAGCTCGAATTGCCGTTCCCGTTGATCTCGGACCCTGAAGAAACCTTGTGTGCGCTCTTCGGCGTCATGAAATTGAAGAAAATGTATGGCAAAGAAGTACGTGGGATCGAACGCTCCACGTTCCTGATCGACGCCGATGGCGTGCTGCGCCAGGAGTGGCGTGGCGTGAAAGTGCCAGGGCACGTCGACGACATTCTGGAGGCTGTACAAGCGCTTTGA
- a CDS encoding anti-sigma factor yields the protein MDCNEARPLLDANADHELPAPDAQRVQQHIESCDACRRESENRHVLSESLRAAPYHRAPDSLRARIVAGLPGTGDAVATTQAPAGAAVQPQPPRQRRRLAWIDRFNNWLNGRRGPQGGFGGPGVAVGSNRLIAQGWLAALVVALCAVAAGVTLNLRRPAEFGPFADELVESHVRAQVSGRDIDVISTDKHTVKPWFNGRLDYSPPVEDLAASGFALEGGRLDYLAHQRVAVLVYRYRKHVIDVYVFPEAGSGGTGRGTDGAAPATLAREGYSISHWNGEGMTWWAITDAAPDALSGLETALKARLQGGSERTEGG from the coding sequence ATGGACTGTAACGAAGCGCGGCCGCTCCTCGATGCGAACGCCGACCACGAATTGCCTGCGCCAGACGCGCAGCGCGTCCAGCAGCATATCGAGAGCTGCGACGCCTGCCGGCGCGAAAGCGAAAACCGGCACGTGTTGAGCGAGTCGCTGCGCGCAGCGCCCTATCATCGCGCGCCGGACTCGCTGCGGGCCCGTATTGTCGCGGGACTGCCTGGAACGGGCGATGCCGTCGCTACGACGCAGGCTCCGGCCGGTGCGGCCGTTCAGCCTCAGCCGCCACGGCAGCGGCGCCGGCTCGCGTGGATCGATCGCTTTAATAACTGGCTGAACGGCCGGCGTGGTCCGCAGGGCGGCTTTGGCGGCCCGGGCGTCGCCGTCGGCTCGAACAGACTGATTGCGCAAGGCTGGCTGGCCGCGCTGGTTGTCGCGCTGTGCGCCGTGGCTGCGGGCGTGACGCTGAATCTGCGGCGCCCGGCGGAGTTCGGGCCGTTCGCCGACGAACTGGTCGAGAGCCACGTCCGCGCACAGGTATCGGGGCGCGATATCGACGTGATTTCGACGGACAAGCATACGGTCAAGCCGTGGTTCAACGGCCGGCTCGATTATTCGCCGCCGGTCGAGGATCTGGCGGCGAGCGGCTTCGCGCTGGAGGGCGGACGGCTGGATTACCTTGCGCATCAGCGGGTGGCCGTGCTGGTGTACCGCTACCGCAAGCATGTGATCGACGTGTACGTGTTTCCGGAGGCCGGCTCTGGCGGAACGGGGCGCGGCACGGACGGCGCGGCCCCGGCAACACTTGCCCGCGAAGGCTACTCGATCTCGCACTGGAACGGCGAAGGCATGACGTGGTGGGCGATCACGGACGCCGCGCCCGATGCGTTGAGCGGGCTTGAAACGGCGCTGAAGGCGCGCCTGCAAGGCGGTAGTGAGCGGACCGAAGGCGGTTAA
- a CDS encoding inorganic phosphate transporter, with protein sequence MQSIQLAIWVVAGLVAVALIFDFMNGFHDAANSIATVVSTGVLKPQQAVAFAAAFNVAAYFVFHLKVAQTVGKGTIDPSIVDHYVIFGALVGAIGWNIITWHYGIPSSSSHALIGGLVGAALAKAGWGSLNIDGLMKTIAFIFISPLLGFVLGSFFMLAVSWIYFRTPPSKVDRRFRRMQLISAGLYSLGHGGNDAQKTIGIIWMLLIATGYASSIADAPPLWVIGGCYLSMGLGTLFGGWRIVRTMGQKITKLKPVGGFCAETGGAITLFTASWMGIPVSTTHTITGAIVGVGATQKLSAVRWGVAGNIVWAWILTIPASAALSAAAWWLGHRFL encoded by the coding sequence ATGCAATCGATACAACTCGCTATCTGGGTCGTCGCCGGCCTGGTCGCCGTCGCGCTGATTTTCGACTTCATGAACGGCTTCCACGACGCGGCGAATTCGATCGCCACGGTCGTGTCGACCGGCGTGCTGAAGCCGCAGCAGGCCGTGGCCTTTGCCGCGGCTTTCAACGTTGCCGCGTATTTCGTGTTCCACCTGAAAGTGGCGCAGACGGTCGGCAAGGGCACGATCGATCCGAGTATCGTCGACCACTATGTCATTTTCGGCGCGTTGGTCGGGGCGATCGGCTGGAACATCATTACGTGGCACTACGGTATTCCGTCCAGTTCGTCGCACGCGCTGATCGGCGGGCTGGTGGGCGCGGCACTTGCCAAGGCGGGCTGGGGTTCGCTCAATATCGACGGGCTGATGAAGACGATCGCCTTCATTTTCATCTCACCGCTGCTTGGTTTCGTACTCGGATCGTTCTTCATGCTGGCGGTGTCGTGGATCTACTTCCGCACGCCACCTAGCAAGGTCGACCGGCGCTTCCGGCGCATGCAACTGATCTCCGCGGGTTTGTACAGCCTCGGCCACGGCGGCAACGACGCGCAGAAAACCATCGGCATCATCTGGATGTTGCTGATCGCGACCGGCTATGCCTCGTCGATCGCGGACGCACCGCCGCTGTGGGTGATCGGTGGCTGCTATCTGTCGATGGGTCTCGGCACGTTGTTCGGCGGCTGGCGGATTGTCCGCACGATGGGCCAGAAAATCACCAAGCTGAAGCCAGTGGGTGGCTTCTGCGCGGAGACTGGTGGTGCGATCACACTATTTACGGCGTCGTGGATGGGTATTCCAGTGTCCACTACGCATACGATCACCGGCGCGATCGTCGGCGTTGGCGCGACGCAGAAGTTGAGCGCGGTGCGCTGGGGCGTGGCCGGCAACATCGTGTGGGCGTGGATTCTGACCATTCCGGCCTCGGCGGCGCTCTCCGCGGCCGCCTGGTGGCTTGGCCACCGGTTCCTGTAA
- the rpsF gene encoding 30S ribosomal protein S6, translated as MRHYEIVFIVHPDQSEQVPAMIERYKSTITSHGGQIHRIEDWGRRQLAYMIEKLAKAHYVCMNIECDQATLDELEHAFKFNDAVLRHLIVKMKKAETGPSPMMKEVQREEAKKSAATQPSEAQA; from the coding sequence ATGCGTCACTATGAAATCGTCTTTATCGTGCACCCCGATCAGAGCGAGCAAGTGCCCGCCATGATCGAGCGTTACAAGAGCACGATCACGTCGCACGGTGGCCAGATCCACCGTATCGAAGACTGGGGCCGTCGCCAACTGGCCTACATGATCGAGAAACTCGCGAAGGCTCACTACGTCTGCATGAACATCGAATGCGACCAGGCCACGCTCGACGAGCTGGAACACGCATTCAAGTTCAACGACGCTGTTCTGCGTCACCTGATCGTCAAGATGAAGAAGGCCGAAACCGGCCCGTCGCCGATGATGAAGGAAGTGCAGCGCGAAGAAGCCAAGAAGTCGGCTGCTACGCAACCGTCCGAAGCGCAGGCTTAA
- a CDS encoding DUF47 domain-containing protein, whose protein sequence is MFGRFMPTEGKFFEIFNAHATCIVSASHELELLIDNLQDAETHKQNVQKSEKAADKLTHEAIDLLHKTFITPLDRDEIHKLITTMDDILDLMEDVATAISLYDVQAVTSEASQLAHICTATSERVQFAVSLLSDMKQASQILKACEEIDRLESEADRVLRSAMSKLFHEEDNVKTLIKLKAIYELLETITDKCEDVANIIEGIVLENA, encoded by the coding sequence ATGTTCGGTCGATTCATGCCCACCGAGGGCAAGTTCTTTGAAATTTTCAATGCGCACGCAACGTGCATCGTCTCGGCAAGCCACGAACTCGAGCTGCTGATCGACAATCTGCAGGACGCCGAGACCCATAAGCAGAATGTGCAGAAGTCCGAGAAGGCTGCTGACAAGCTCACGCACGAAGCCATCGACCTGCTGCACAAGACCTTCATCACGCCGCTCGACCGCGACGAGATCCACAAGCTGATCACGACAATGGACGACATCCTCGATCTGATGGAGGACGTCGCCACCGCTATCTCGCTGTACGACGTGCAGGCGGTGACCTCCGAAGCGAGCCAGTTGGCGCACATCTGCACTGCCACCTCCGAGCGCGTGCAGTTTGCCGTCAGCCTGCTGTCCGACATGAAGCAGGCGAGCCAGATCCTGAAGGCGTGCGAGGAAATCGACCGTCTGGAATCGGAAGCCGACCGCGTGCTGCGCTCGGCCATGTCAAAACTTTTCCACGAAGAAGACAACGTCAAGACGCTGATCAAGCTGAAGGCGATTTACGAACTGCTCGAAACGATCACCGACAAGTGTGAGGACGTGGCGAACATCATCGAAGGCATCGTGCTGGAAAACGCATAA
- the rpsR gene encoding 30S ribosomal protein S18, producing MPRPTGKKFDKRRQQQNPLFKRKKFCRFTAANVDHIDYKDLETLKDFIGENGKITPARLTGTKSHYQRQLDTAIKRARFLALVPYTDQHKA from the coding sequence ATGCCCCGCCCGACTGGTAAGAAATTCGACAAGCGTCGTCAGCAACAAAATCCGCTCTTCAAGCGCAAGAAGTTCTGCCGTTTCACGGCCGCTAACGTCGATCACATCGACTATAAGGACCTCGAAACGCTGAAGGACTTCATCGGCGAAAACGGCAAGATCACGCCGGCGCGTCTCACGGGTACGAAGTCGCACTATCAACGCCAGCTGGATACGGCAATCAAGCGCGCACGTTTCCTCGCGCTGGTGCCGTACACCGACCAGCACAAGGCCTAA
- the priB gene encoding primosomal replication protein N codes for MNRLQLTASVVEREPVRYTPAGVPIAGCTLHHRTEVVEAGITRQVELTMQAVAAGEASGKLEGCQMGVETLFTGFLAKKHRNARTLVFHITELQDIGKD; via the coding sequence ATGAATCGGCTGCAACTTACAGCCAGCGTCGTCGAACGCGAACCGGTGCGGTATACCCCCGCCGGCGTTCCGATTGCAGGCTGCACGTTGCACCACCGCACGGAAGTCGTCGAAGCCGGCATTACCCGGCAAGTCGAACTGACCATGCAGGCGGTAGCCGCAGGTGAGGCAAGCGGTAAGCTGGAAGGCTGTCAGATGGGCGTAGAAACGCTCTTCACAGGCTTTCTGGCAAAAAAGCACCGCAACGCAAGAACGCTGGTATTTCACATCACAGAATTGCAGGACATTGGAAAGGACTGA
- a CDS encoding replicative DNA helicase, which yields MNAPSKDPQIESLKVPPHSIEAEQSVLGGLLLDNAAWDRIADFLSQSDFYRYDHRIIFEHIGKLIAATRPADVITVYEALGTSGKAEEVGGLAYLNALAQNTPSAANIRRYAEIVRDRAVLRRLVSVADEISADAFNPQGKEVRQLLDEAESKVFSIAEDGARGTQGFLEIGPLLTEVVERIDTLYHTANPSDVTGTPTGFVDLDRMTSGMHGGELIIVAGRPSMGKTAFSMNVGEYVAVEYGLPVAVFSMEMPGSQLTMRMLGSVGRLDQHRMRTGRLTDEDWPKLTHAVQKMSEAQIFIDETGGLNPMELRSRARRLSRQCGKLGLIIIDYLQLMSGSSSGENRATEISEISRSLKSLAKELDVPVIALSQLNRGLEQRPNKRPIMSDLRESGAIEQDADVILFIYRDEVYNPDSPDKGTAEIIIGKQRNGPIGPVRLTFHGQFTKFDNFAGAQNFYSE from the coding sequence ATGAACGCACCGTCCAAAGATCCCCAAATCGAGTCGCTGAAAGTCCCGCCGCATTCGATCGAAGCCGAGCAGTCGGTGCTGGGCGGCCTGCTGCTCGATAACGCGGCATGGGACCGCATCGCCGACTTCCTGTCGCAGAGCGATTTTTACCGATATGACCACCGCATCATTTTCGAGCACATCGGCAAGCTGATCGCGGCGACGCGACCGGCCGACGTGATTACCGTGTACGAGGCGCTCGGCACCTCGGGCAAGGCGGAAGAGGTCGGCGGTCTCGCGTACCTGAACGCGCTGGCGCAAAACACGCCGAGCGCGGCCAATATCCGCCGCTACGCGGAAATCGTGCGCGATCGCGCGGTCCTGCGCCGCCTCGTATCCGTGGCCGACGAAATTTCCGCCGACGCCTTCAACCCGCAGGGTAAGGAAGTCCGCCAGTTGCTGGACGAGGCGGAATCGAAGGTGTTTTCGATTGCTGAAGACGGCGCGCGTGGCACGCAGGGCTTCCTGGAGATCGGGCCGTTGCTGACCGAGGTGGTCGAGCGCATCGACACGCTGTATCACACCGCCAATCCGAGCGACGTGACCGGCACGCCGACCGGCTTTGTCGACCTGGATCGCATGACCTCCGGTATGCACGGCGGCGAACTGATCATCGTGGCGGGTCGGCCGTCGATGGGTAAGACGGCGTTTTCGATGAACGTCGGCGAATACGTGGCGGTCGAGTATGGCCTGCCAGTCGCTGTGTTCTCCATGGAAATGCCGGGCTCGCAACTTACGATGCGTATGCTGGGCTCGGTCGGCCGGCTCGACCAGCACCGCATGCGCACTGGGCGCCTGACCGACGAGGATTGGCCGAAGCTCACGCACGCGGTGCAGAAAATGAGCGAAGCGCAGATTTTCATCGACGAAACCGGCGGCTTGAACCCGATGGAATTGCGCTCGCGCGCGCGTCGGCTGTCGCGTCAGTGCGGCAAGCTCGGGCTGATCATCATCGATTATTTGCAGCTGATGAGCGGTTCGTCGTCGGGTGAAAACCGGGCGACCGAAATCTCGGAAATCTCGCGTTCGCTGAAGAGTCTCGCCAAAGAACTCGACGTACCGGTGATCGCGTTGTCGCAACTCAACCGGGGTCTCGAGCAGCGCCCGAACAAGCGGCCGATCATGTCCGATCTGCGTGAATCCGGCGCTATTGAACAGGATGCGGACGTGATTCTGTTCATCTATCGCGATGAGGTGTACAACCCGGACAGTCCGGACAAGGGCACGGCGGAGATTATCATCGGCAAGCAGCGGAATGGTCCGATCGGCCCTGTTCGTCTCACGTTCCATGGTCAATTCACGAAGTTCGACAATTTTGCCGGCGCGCAGAATTTCTATAGCGAGTAA
- a CDS encoding PhoH family protein encodes MPLPTPPSKLGNLLPPDEYKAKAATPARSAAKKQAVGGESAESADYGRTNVATPMAHAANAATTLRPVPASTAASASAEQAEPARRTATPGRKTKQTAALLQPVPAARPQVETAAVPTPAGKSQPVVARAPSAKEPAASTPAAVAPSTRGTSKKRGASTDPLEMQKLFVLDTNVLMHDPSCLFRFEEHDVYLPMMTLEELDNHKKGMSEVARNARQVSRTLDALVANAGNISDGISLARLGSREASGRLYFQTKLNAIEPVEGLPEGKADNQILGVVRALQRDRMDRQVVLVSKDINMRIKAHALGLPAEDYFNDQVLEDSDLLYSGIRALPQDFWTKHAKGMESWQDTKTGTTYYRVTGPLCASMLVNEFVYLEPQNGEPAFHALVRELNGKTALLQTLRDYGHHKNNVWGITARNREQNFALNLLMNPEIDFVTLLGQAGTGKTLVALAAGLAQVLDDKRYNEIIVTRATVPVGEDIGFLPGTEEEKMQPWMGAFDDNLEVLQKTDDAAGEWGRAATQELIRSRLKVKSMNFMRGRTFVDKYLIIDEAQNLTPKQMKTLVTRAGPGTKIICLGNIAQIDTPYLTEGSSGLTYVVDRFKGWAHSGHVTLARGERSRLADYASEIL; translated from the coding sequence ATGCCTTTGCCTACCCCCCCCAGCAAGCTCGGCAATCTCCTGCCGCCTGACGAATACAAGGCCAAAGCCGCCACGCCGGCGCGCTCCGCCGCGAAGAAACAGGCAGTCGGAGGGGAATCAGCAGAGTCGGCCGATTACGGTCGCACGAACGTCGCCACACCGATGGCGCATGCCGCCAATGCCGCAACCACTTTGCGGCCCGTGCCGGCTTCCACTGCTGCTTCTGCATCCGCCGAGCAAGCTGAACCGGCGCGTCGCACAGCGACGCCCGGCCGCAAGACCAAACAGACCGCCGCCTTGCTGCAACCGGTTCCCGCTGCCCGTCCGCAAGTCGAGACGGCCGCTGTTCCCACGCCCGCTGGCAAATCGCAGCCGGTCGTTGCGCGCGCGCCAAGCGCGAAAGAGCCGGCCGCAAGCACGCCCGCAGCCGTAGCACCCAGCACGCGCGGCACCAGCAAGAAGCGCGGTGCGTCCACCGACCCGCTCGAAATGCAGAAGCTTTTCGTGCTGGACACGAACGTGCTGATGCACGATCCAAGCTGCCTGTTCCGTTTCGAGGAACACGACGTCTATCTGCCAATGATGACGTTGGAAGAACTGGACAACCACAAGAAGGGCATGTCCGAAGTCGCGCGTAACGCTCGCCAGGTGAGCCGCACGCTGGACGCGTTGGTGGCAAACGCCGGCAACATCTCGGACGGCATTTCGCTGGCGCGTCTGGGCAGTCGTGAGGCGTCCGGGCGCCTGTATTTCCAGACCAAGCTCAACGCTATCGAGCCGGTCGAAGGTCTGCCGGAAGGCAAGGCCGACAACCAGATTCTCGGCGTGGTGCGCGCGCTGCAGCGCGACCGGATGGATCGCCAGGTCGTGCTGGTGTCGAAAGACATCAACATGCGGATCAAGGCGCATGCGCTCGGTCTGCCCGCGGAAGATTACTTCAACGACCAGGTGCTCGAAGACAGCGATCTGCTGTACTCGGGCATCCGCGCGCTGCCGCAGGATTTCTGGACCAAGCACGCGAAGGGCATGGAGAGCTGGCAGGACACCAAAACCGGCACCACGTATTACCGTGTGACGGGTCCGCTGTGCGCCTCGATGCTGGTGAACGAGTTCGTCTATCTGGAGCCGCAGAACGGCGAACCGGCGTTTCATGCGCTGGTGCGCGAGCTGAACGGCAAGACGGCGTTGCTGCAAACCTTGCGCGACTACGGCCACCATAAGAACAACGTGTGGGGCATCACGGCGCGCAATCGCGAGCAGAACTTCGCGCTGAACCTGTTGATGAATCCGGAGATCGACTTCGTCACGCTGCTGGGTCAGGCCGGGACCGGCAAGACGCTGGTCGCGCTCGCGGCCGGCTTGGCGCAGGTGCTCGACGACAAGCGCTACAACGAGATCATCGTGACGCGCGCAACGGTGCCGGTCGGTGAAGACATCGGCTTCCTGCCGGGTACGGAAGAGGAAAAAATGCAGCCGTGGATGGGTGCATTCGACGACAACCTCGAAGTCCTGCAGAAAACCGACGACGCCGCCGGCGAATGGGGCCGCGCCGCGACGCAGGAGTTGATCCGCTCGCGCCTGAAGGTCAAGAGCATGAACTTCATGCGCGGCCGCACGTTCGTCGACAAGTATCTGATCATCGACGAGGCGCAAAACCTGACGCCGAAGCAGATGAAGACGCTGGTCACGCGCGCGGGTCCGGGCACGAAGATCATCTGTCTGGGCAATATCGCGCAGATCGATACGCCTTACCTGACGGAAGGCAGCTCGGGTCTCACGTACGTGGTCGACCGCTTCAAGGGCTGGGCGCACAGCGGGCACGTGACGCTGGCGCGCGGCGAGCGCTCGCGCCTCGCAGATTACGCATCGGAAATTCTTTAA
- a CDS encoding C40 family peptidase → MRRLAFSLLTVLLLTVLLLAACAGAPQKTSRESGSSVVVTNGAYRAPPPGFPNFVDHSVGREEISIQAMSLVGIPYRWGGNTPDSGFDCSGLVRYVVSRAASVNLPRTTADMSGRGESIEPDEIAPGDLIFFNTTGRAHSHVGIYVGKLRFVNAPSTGGTVRLDYLTNPYWAKRFDGIRRVAAPAAKPAPFDTPSYQAAAPQPERVAPVAQTVSAYSGTAVATQSSSGYAANSAAMRSSGYVAAPAAAQAPDYVATPVASQASGYAANPAAPQQTARVAATTRAPLTASAQPAAATAAAPTRQADQFEPPPPGMSAAQMQARAVGAVSPAPVPVAQASTYEAAGEATNQQPVAARAESPTAAVRTPDPIDAAADAFEPPPPASVAARQAQQAQQADGNTGVQIMRASTASRGIPAPTQTTDDPIARFANGNF, encoded by the coding sequence ATGCGCCGACTCGCCTTCTCGCTGCTGACCGTCTTGCTGCTGACCGTCTTGCTGCTCGCCGCTTGCGCTGGCGCGCCGCAAAAGACGTCGCGCGAATCGGGTTCGTCGGTCGTGGTCACGAACGGCGCTTATCGCGCGCCGCCGCCGGGCTTTCCGAATTTCGTCGACCACAGCGTCGGCCGCGAGGAAATCTCGATCCAGGCGATGAGTCTGGTCGGTATTCCATACCGTTGGGGTGGCAATACGCCGGATAGTGGCTTCGATTGCAGCGGATTAGTTCGCTACGTGGTATCCCGTGCCGCTTCCGTGAATCTGCCTCGTACTACCGCGGACATGAGCGGCCGTGGCGAATCGATCGAACCGGATGAAATCGCGCCGGGCGATCTGATTTTCTTCAACACCACCGGGCGGGCGCATTCGCACGTCGGCATTTATGTGGGCAAGCTGCGCTTCGTCAACGCGCCGTCCACGGGCGGCACCGTACGGCTCGACTATCTGACCAATCCCTATTGGGCCAAGCGTTTCGACGGCATTCGTCGCGTGGCCGCGCCGGCTGCGAAACCGGCGCCGTTCGATACACCGAGCTATCAGGCTGCGGCGCCGCAACCGGAACGTGTAGCGCCGGTGGCTCAGACAGTGTCGGCTTATTCCGGCACAGCGGTGGCGACGCAATCTTCTTCGGGTTACGCGGCGAACTCTGCGGCGATGCGGTCTTCGGGCTATGTGGCAGCGCCTGCTGCGGCGCAAGCTCCGGACTATGTGGCAACGCCTGTTGCGTCGCAAGCTTCGGGCTATGCCGCGAATCCGGCGGCTCCGCAGCAAACGGCGCGGGTCGCGGCGACCACTCGTGCGCCGCTGACTGCTAGCGCTCAGCCCGCGGCTGCTACGGCGGCAGCGCCGACGCGACAAGCTGATCAGTTCGAACCGCCCCCACCCGGCATGAGCGCCGCGCAGATGCAGGCGCGCGCGGTAGGTGCGGTGTCCCCAGCGCCTGTTCCGGTCGCGCAAGCGAGTACGTATGAGGCCGCCGGAGAGGCGACGAATCAGCAGCCGGTGGCTGCGCGCGCCGAATCGCCGACGGCTGCCGTGCGCACACCGGATCCAATCGACGCCGCTGCGGATGCATTTGAGCCGCCTCCCCCCGCTTCGGTTGCCGCACGCCAAGCCCAGCAAGCTCAGCAAGCCGATGGGAACACAGGCGTGCAGATCATGCGCGCCTCGACGGCATCGCGTGGCATCCCTGCTCCTACCCAAACCACCGACGACCCGATCGCGCGCTTCGCCAACGGCAATTTCTGA
- a CDS encoding SDR family oxidoreductase, translated as MDLGLKDKVVLITGGSKGIGLACARAFALEGAKVAIVSRDPANLARAYEQLKQEGLHVHRTRADLHEPHSAADVVEEVTTAVGPIDVLINSAGAARRYDPETLDADAFRATMEAKYFPYIYPQQEVLRRMAERVKAGDDSAPGTIVNIIGMGGKIASDIHIAGGAANAALMLATVGLAHYYARYGIRINAINPGSTLTERVEEAVKLEASQQGIESTDALARGQAKVPLGRYAKPEEIADVALFLASRRASYVTGAIVPMDGGNSPLI; from the coding sequence ATGGATCTCGGTCTGAAAGACAAGGTGGTGCTGATCACAGGCGGCAGCAAAGGGATCGGGCTCGCCTGCGCCCGGGCGTTCGCCCTCGAGGGTGCGAAGGTCGCGATCGTTTCGCGCGACCCTGCCAATCTTGCGCGCGCTTACGAGCAGTTGAAGCAGGAAGGCCTGCACGTGCATCGGACCCGCGCCGACTTGCATGAACCCCACAGCGCAGCAGACGTTGTCGAGGAAGTCACCACTGCGGTCGGCCCCATCGACGTGCTGATCAACAGCGCGGGTGCCGCCCGTCGCTATGACCCGGAAACGCTGGACGCCGATGCGTTCCGCGCGACCATGGAAGCAAAGTATTTCCCCTACATTTACCCGCAACAGGAAGTGCTGCGGCGCATGGCCGAGCGCGTGAAGGCCGGCGACGACAGCGCGCCCGGCACGATCGTCAACATCATCGGCATGGGCGGCAAGATCGCGAGCGATATCCATATCGCGGGTGGCGCCGCTAATGCCGCGCTGATGCTTGCCACCGTCGGCCTCGCCCACTACTACGCGCGCTACGGCATCCGTATCAACGCGATCAACCCGGGTTCGACGCTGACCGAGCGCGTCGAGGAAGCGGTCAAACTGGAAGCATCGCAACAAGGCATCGAAAGCACGGACGCGTTAGCACGCGGGCAGGCTAAAGTGCCGCTCGGACGCTATGCCAAACCGGAGGAAATCGCAGACGTCGCGCTGTTTCTGGCGAGCCGCCGCGCGAGCTATGTGACGGGCGCAATTGTCCCGATGGATGGAGGCAACTCGCCGCTGATCTGA